The Rubricoccus marinus nucleotide sequence CCCTGCTGGCCTCTGGTGCCAGAGGCCCAAACGACACGCGCCCGGCGTCGTGAGGACGCCGGGCGCGGGGATCTGTCAGCCGCCAGAGGCGGGCGGGCCGTTCTAGACGGTGCCCATCGAGGTCCGGAGGCGGTTGCGGGCGCGGTCCAACTCGGCCTGTGCGGCCTCGCGCTCCTCGCCCGTGGCCTCGGCGAGCCGCTGGCGTGCGCGGTCCTCAGCTTCCTTGGCCCGCTGCGTGTCGATCTCCGAGGTCGGCTCGGCCGTCTCGGCAAGCATGATCACGCGGTTGTCCAGCACTTCGACGAAGCCGCCAGAGGTCGCGATGGTCACGCGCTCGCCAGAGGTCGTGGTCACGATGGTCTGGCCGACGCCCGTGGCTGCGAGCATGGGCGCGTGGTTGACGCGCACCTCGAAGGCGCCCTCAATGCCGGGGGCGCGGAACGAGCGGGCCTCGCCGCGAAACGCGGTCCGGTCCGGGGAGACGACTTCGACGAGGAGGGAGGCCATGTCTTTGGGACTAGGTGTGGGGGACTAGGGGCTGGAAGCCTCTGGCGGGACGGCGCGAGCCGGTCCACATTCCGGGAGTCTCCAGCCCCGAGCCGCTAGGCTTCAGCGAGCATCTTCTCGCCGGCCTCGATGACTTCCTCGATGGCGCCCTTGTACAGGAACGCGGACTCGGGGAGGTGATCCAGCTCGCCGTCGAGGATCATCTTGAAGCCGCGGACGGTGTCCTCGACCTTGACGTACTTGCCGGAGTTGCCGGTGAACTGCTCGGCGACGAAGAACGGCTGGCTCATGAACCGCTGCACGCGGCGCGCGCGGTTGACGACCTGCTTGTCCTCGTCCGAGAGCTCGTCCATGCCGAGGATGGCGATGATGTCCTGCAGCTCCTTGTCGCGCTGGAGGAGCATCTTCGTGTCCTGGGCCACCTTGTAGTGCTCCTCGCCCACAACCTCTGCCGTGAGGAGACGGCTGGAGGAGTCCAGCGGGTCGACGGCCGGGTAGATGCCGAGCGACGCGATCTGACGCGAGAGCGTCGTCGTGGCGTCGAGGTGGGCAAACGTCGTGGCCGGCGCGGGGTCGGTGAGGTCATCCGCCGGGACGTAGACGGCCTGGACCGAGGTCACGGCGCCGTTCTTGGTTGAGGTGATGCGCTCCTGCATGACGCCCATCTCCGTGGCCAGCGTCGGCTGGTAACCCACGGCGGACGGCATGCGGCCGAGGAGGGCCGAGACCTCCGAGCCCGCCTGCGTGAAGCGGAAGATGTTGTCGACGAAGAAGAGGACGTCCTTACCACCCTGGTCGCGGAAGTACTCCGCGAGCGTCAGGCCGGAGAGGGCCACGCGGGCGCGGGCTCCGGGCGGCTCGTTCATCTGGCCGAACACGAAGGTCGCCTGGCTGTTGGTGACGGCGTCCATGTCCACCTTGGACAGGTCCCAGCCGCCCTCCTCCATGCTGTGCATGAAGTCGTCGCCGTAGGTGATGATGCCGGACTCCAGCATCTCGCGCATGAGGTCGTTGCCCTCACGGGTGCGCTCCCCGACGCCGGCGAACACGGACATGCCGTCGTGCGCCTTCGCGATGTTGTTGATCAGCTCCTGGATCAGGACCGTCTTGCCGACGCCAGCGCCGCCGAAGAGGCCGATCTTGCCGCCACGGGCGTAGGGCTGAATGAGGTCGATGACCTTGATGCCCGTCTCGAACATCTCGACGCTTGTCGCGAGGTCCTTGAACGGAGGCGGATCCTGGTGGATGGAGCGCGTGCCGGTCGCCTTCGGGGCCGGGAGGCCATCAATGGCCTCACCGACGACGTTAAAGAGGCGTCCGCGGACGGCCTCGCCGGTCGGCATCATGATCGGGCTGCCCGTGCCGAACACCTTGGTGCCGCGGGTCAGGCCGTCGGTGGAGTCCATCGCGATCGTGCGGACGCGGTTCTCGCCGAGGTGCTGCTGCACTTCGAGGACGAGGAGGCCGCTCTCGCGCTCGATGTGGAGCGCGTCGAGGATCTCGGGGACGGCGTCGGCGGGGAACTCGCAGTCGACGACCGGGCCGATGACCTGGAGGACGTCGCCAGAGGCGGTGCGGGCCGGTGCGGGCGTGGGGGCGGCGGTCAGAGTCTCCATCGTGGGGGGCGGGAGGCGGGTCAGAATCCGGGACTGCGAAGCTAGCCCGCCGCCTCTGGCGAGACGGTGAACGGGCGGCGCCAGAGGGGCGAATGTTTTGTGGAGAGCTATGGACGCGAGACGCGCGGATTGACGGCCTCTCAGGCCTCTGGCGTGACCCGCGCGCGGCGCTCTGGCGCATCGCGAGAGGCGCACGGCACGAAAACGGGCCGCCCCCACGTGGGGAGCGGCCCGCGAAGCGGCCACGCGTTGGCCTGTGGCCGGCGCGCGTCGCCAGAGGCTAGGCGTCGACCTCTGCGGTGGCGGCCTCGCCGGACTGCATGTCGGCTTCTGCGTTGATGCGGAGCGTGACGGTGTCGCCGACGAGCGCTTCGCCGACCTCGTTGGTCTGCGCCCACGTCAGGCCCCAGTCCTTGCGGTCGATCTCGCCCTCGGCCTCGAAGCCGATCTTCTGCGTCTCGCCCATCATGGCTGCGCCGATGTACTCGCCCTGGAGCGTAACGGACTTGGTGACGCCGTGCATGGTGAGGTCGCCGGTCATCTCGAAGGAGTTGCCGCCGGTCGGGGTGACGCTGGTGGTGTTGAACGTGATCTCGGGGTACGTCGCCGCGTCGAAGAAGTCGGGCGACTGGAGGTGCCCGTCGCGGTCGCCGTTGCCGGTCGAGATGGAGGCGACCTGTGCGCTGACCATCGCGGACATGCCGCCGAGGCCCTGCTCCGGGACGGTGATGGTGCCGGTGAACTCGGGGAAGCTGCCGTCCACGTTGGAGACGCCGAGGTGGCGGATGCTGAAGCCGAGGCTGGAGTGCGCCGCGTCGAGGGCGTAGGTGCCGGCGGGGATCTCCGCGGTCGCTTCAACGACCTCGGTTGCGCCTTCGAGCGGCTCGGCGGTGTCGGTGTCGGAGGCGCAGGCGGAGAGGCCGAGCGCGAGGGCGCCCATAGCGAGCGCGCGGAAGGAGAACGTCATAGCAAAAGGGGGTGGGTGAGTACCGGAGACGGCGCGCACCACGGCATGGTGGCGTCGGTATTGATACTTGTTGCAACAACATAATGCGCGGCGGGTTCCAATGCCACCCCACGCTGCCAGCTTGCACCGCGCGACTCTCCCCGGCCGTGGTAGGCCTGCCTCTTCGCCGGCCGATCTGTCCCCCCATCACAGGGCGGCCTCTGGCGCCAGAGGCGTGTTTAGCCGCCGAGCGCCTCGCGGAAGCCTTGCAGCGTCTCCGCGCCGACGAGCCGCGCACGCAACGTGCCGTCTCGACCGATGACGAACGTGACCGGCTTGATGGAGTATGCGGCGGCGTAGGCGCCACGGAGGTCCTCCCGCTCTACCCGGGTGTGGC carries:
- the atpC gene encoding ATP synthase F1 subunit epsilon; translation: MASLLVEVVSPDRTAFRGEARSFRAPGIEGAFEVRVNHAPMLAATGVGQTIVTTTSGERVTIATSGGFVEVLDNRVIMLAETAEPTSEIDTQRAKEAEDRARQRLAEATGEEREAAQAELDRARNRLRTSMGTV
- the atpD gene encoding F0F1 ATP synthase subunit beta, giving the protein METLTAAPTPAPARTASGDVLQVIGPVVDCEFPADAVPEILDALHIERESGLLVLEVQQHLGENRVRTIAMDSTDGLTRGTKVFGTGSPIMMPTGEAVRGRLFNVVGEAIDGLPAPKATGTRSIHQDPPPFKDLATSVEMFETGIKVIDLIQPYARGGKIGLFGGAGVGKTVLIQELINNIAKAHDGMSVFAGVGERTREGNDLMREMLESGIITYGDDFMHSMEEGGWDLSKVDMDAVTNSQATFVFGQMNEPPGARARVALSGLTLAEYFRDQGGKDVLFFVDNIFRFTQAGSEVSALLGRMPSAVGYQPTLATEMGVMQERITSTKNGAVTSVQAVYVPADDLTDPAPATTFAHLDATTTLSRQIASLGIYPAVDPLDSSSRLLTAEVVGEEHYKVAQDTKMLLQRDKELQDIIAILGMDELSDEDKQVVNRARRVQRFMSQPFFVAEQFTGNSGKYVKVEDTVRGFKMILDGELDHLPESAFLYKGAIEEVIEAGEKMLAEA
- a CDS encoding YceI family protein, with amino-acid sequence MTFSFRALAMGALALGLSACASDTDTAEPLEGATEVVEATAEIPAGTYALDAAHSSLGFSIRHLGVSNVDGSFPEFTGTITVPEQGLGGMSAMVSAQVASISTGNGDRDGHLQSPDFFDAATYPEITFNTTSVTPTGGNSFEMTGDLTMHGVTKSVTLQGEYIGAAMMGETQKIGFEAEGEIDRKDWGLTWAQTNEVGEALVGDTVTLRINAEADMQSGEAATAEVDA